The following coding sequences lie in one Treponema sp. OMZ 790 genomic window:
- the flgC gene encoding flagellar basal body rod protein FlgC, with the protein MGLFTSINIAATGMGVERLRTDVISNNIANASSLETQEGGPFKRSRVIVGQKKSGIDWQTPFTPQNVERGVGEGVKVLSIEKDTSDTRWVYDPSHPKALKYGPKEGYVEYPNVNIVTEMVDLISASRAYEANLAVVNGAKDMFQRALDIAR; encoded by the coding sequence ATGGGATTATTTACAAGTATAAATATTGCAGCTACGGGAATGGGAGTAGAGCGTCTTAGAACAGATGTAATATCGAACAATATTGCAAATGCTTCCAGTTTGGAAACACAAGAAGGCGGCCCCTTTAAAAGAAGCCGTGTAATAGTCGGTCAAAAGAAAAGCGGTATCGACTGGCAGACTCCTTTTACTCCTCAAAATGTAGAAAGGGGAGTAGGCGAAGGAGTTAAAGTTCTTTCGATAGAAAAAGATACTTCCGATACCCGCTGGGTTTATGATCCAAGCCATCCTAAGGCTTTAAAGTACGGCCCAAAGGAAGGATATGTAGAATATCCCAATGTAAACATAGTTACCGAAATGGTTGATTTGATTTCGGCTTCAAGAGCTTATGAAGCAAACCTTGCTGTTGTAAACGGCGCAAAGGATATGTTCCAACGAGCCTTGGATATTGCAAGATAA
- the flgB gene encoding flagellar basal body rod protein FlgB has product MGFNSFLRTTDILHRALDVSSLRYTVTSNNLANSDVPNFKRTEVNFESELKRAFDSEKNVKGAFQLATTHPLHIKSNEPIDYRTVEPVRVLDYLTAEKANGNNVNPEDEAMKVLKIQMQYQLLSMMAGFQYNQVQSVLK; this is encoded by the coding sequence ATGGGTTTTAATAGTTTTTTAAGAACAACGGATATACTTCACAGAGCCTTGGATGTAAGCTCTTTGCGCTATACCGTTACATCGAACAACCTTGCAAATTCTGATGTTCCTAATTTTAAAAGGACTGAGGTAAATTTTGAATCCGAGTTAAAAAGAGCTTTTGATTCCGAAAAAAATGTAAAAGGTGCTTTTCAGCTTGCAACAACTCATCCCTTGCACATAAAATCAAATGAGCCTATAGATTATCGAACGGTTGAACCTGTGCGTGTTTTGGATTATTTGACTGCCGAAAAGGCAAACGGAAACAATGTAAATCCTGAAGATGAAGCCATGAAGGTATTGAAGATTCAAATGCAGTATCAGCTTTTAAGTATGATGGCAGGATTTCAGTACAACCAGGTACAATCGGTTTTAAAGTAG
- the fliF gene encoding flagellar basal-body MS-ring/collar protein FliF has product MNEKFNNLKTKFGTLWGKWTKLQKGIIIGVIVIALVLVVVFTRWSSKPTSVPVIDMAITDVDLRDRIILRINEENVKTSISSEGVISVADEATARRMRAILMREDLIPNNTSPWAFFDVERYSRTDFDREIDLRRAITEEVRRHLKALDDIDDANVVVRIPEKALFESEQLPATATVVIYPAPGSDISNNRKKIEGIQKMLRLAVPGLKDEDITITDSSGITLNDFEGRRDSDRLTLIEKQQKFIAKLERQYGANILIPLQKIYGEDRVRDINVKIDMDMSERSADTTEIRPTIIKPDNPETPYDDSKVVESVTVSSENASTIWEGSGINPQGPTGTEGQTAPSYQDTRNLVGRSTQTITKENHLVSSSQIKEVFLPKMGRRTVSVNIDGLWVKKKDVNGKYIIKNGMIEREYKSLSPEEIKQAEKIIKDAIGFDASRKDSVSVLNVMVDRSSQFEFEDREYFKAQQRQTIFLLSLAGIALILLIFILYRIISRELERRKRLREEEMLRQAQLERERMLYDQQMADADVSMTVEERRRQELQENAINMAREHPEDVALLIRTWLMEE; this is encoded by the coding sequence ATGAACGAAAAGTTTAACAATCTGAAAACAAAGTTTGGGACGCTTTGGGGAAAATGGACAAAGCTCCAAAAAGGAATCATCATCGGTGTAATTGTGATTGCTCTGGTGTTGGTTGTAGTATTTACTCGATGGTCTTCAAAACCGACATCGGTGCCCGTAATAGACATGGCAATAACCGATGTTGATCTGCGGGATAGAATAATCTTGCGAATTAACGAAGAGAACGTCAAAACTTCTATTTCATCAGAAGGCGTAATTTCCGTTGCTGACGAAGCAACTGCGAGAAGAATGAGGGCTATCTTGATGCGCGAAGACTTGATACCCAACAATACAAGCCCTTGGGCTTTCTTCGATGTTGAAAGATATTCCCGCACAGATTTTGACCGTGAAATCGATTTACGCCGTGCTATCACCGAAGAAGTTAGAAGACACTTAAAAGCCTTGGATGACATTGATGATGCCAATGTTGTAGTCCGCATACCCGAAAAAGCCTTATTCGAATCGGAACAGCTTCCTGCAACGGCCACCGTTGTTATTTATCCTGCACCGGGAAGCGATATTTCCAATAACCGCAAAAAAATAGAGGGTATTCAAAAGATGCTGAGGCTTGCGGTTCCCGGATTAAAGGATGAAGATATTACGATAACCGATAGTTCCGGTATTACCTTAAATGATTTTGAAGGCAGGCGGGATTCCGATCGATTAACTCTAATTGAAAAGCAGCAAAAATTTATTGCTAAACTCGAAAGACAATACGGGGCAAATATATTGATACCCTTACAAAAAATATACGGTGAAGACAGAGTAAGGGATATAAACGTTAAAATCGACATGGATATGTCGGAACGCTCTGCCGATACAACCGAAATACGCCCTACAATAATCAAACCGGATAACCCTGAAACTCCTTATGACGATTCTAAAGTAGTTGAATCGGTTACGGTAAGTTCCGAAAACGCAAGTACAATTTGGGAAGGAAGCGGAATAAACCCTCAAGGCCCTACGGGAACGGAAGGACAAACTGCGCCTTCGTATCAGGATACAAGAAATTTGGTCGGCCGCTCAACTCAGACAATTACAAAAGAAAATCATCTTGTAAGTTCGAGCCAAATAAAAGAAGTTTTTCTTCCTAAGATGGGAAGAAGAACCGTATCCGTAAACATAGATGGTCTTTGGGTAAAGAAGAAAGATGTTAACGGAAAATATATTATCAAAAACGGAATGATTGAAAGAGAATATAAATCTCTTTCTCCTGAAGAAATAAAGCAGGCCGAAAAAATAATTAAAGATGCTATAGGATTTGATGCAAGCCGAAAAGATTCGGTAAGCGTTTTAAACGTTATGGTTGACAGGTCTTCGCAGTTTGAGTTTGAAGATAGAGAATATTTTAAAGCTCAACAACGGCAAACGATATTCTTACTTTCATTGGCCGGTATTGCATTAATATTGTTGATCTTTATTTTGTATAGAATTATAAGCCGTGAGCTTGAAAGAAGAAAAAGACTTCGCGAAGAAGAAATGCTGCGTCAAGCACAGTTGGAACGTGAAAGAATGTTGTACGATCAACAGATGGCTGATGCTGATGTTTCAATGACGGTTGAAGAGCGCAGACGTCAGGAGCTTCAAGAAAATGCAATCAATATGGCTCGTGAACATCCTGAAGATGTTGCTCTCTTAATTAGAACTTGGCTCATGGAGGAATAA
- the hslV gene encoding ATP-dependent protease subunit HslV, translated as MDKKIRSTTVLAVRRDGKIVMAGDGQVTMGETVMKGNARKVRKIYDGKIITGFAGATADAFTLLEKFEIRVKEFSGDLTRAAVELAKDWRTDKMLKNLQALLLVADAKTTLLISGNGDVIEPEEDVLAIGSGGNYAYASALALMQNTNLSAREIAEKSLQIAGKICIYTNGKIVMEEI; from the coding sequence ATGGATAAAAAGATAAGAAGCACGACTGTGCTTGCTGTAAGAAGAGACGGAAAAATTGTTATGGCCGGAGACGGTCAGGTAACTATGGGCGAAACCGTTATGAAGGGGAATGCCCGAAAGGTAAGAAAAATTTATGACGGAAAAATTATAACGGGCTTTGCCGGAGCGACGGCCGATGCCTTTACTCTTTTGGAAAAATTCGAAATACGGGTAAAAGAATTTTCAGGTGATCTGACTCGCGCCGCTGTAGAGCTTGCAAAGGATTGGCGCACCGATAAGATGCTAAAAAATTTACAGGCCCTTTTGCTCGTAGCCGATGCAAAGACAACTCTTTTAATTTCCGGTAACGGAGATGTCATAGAGCCTGAAGAAGATGTACTTGCAATAGGCTCCGGAGGAAATTATGCCTATGCTTCGGCCTTGGCCTTGATGCAAAATACAAATCTTTCTGCCCGTGAAATTGCAGAAAAGAGTTTACAGATTGCAGGAAAAATCTGCATCTACACAAACGGAAAAATAGTTATGGAGGAAATATAA
- the fliG gene encoding flagellar motor switch protein FliG produces the protein MAVAPAKERGSTKKGKDINSLTGRQKAAIFLVSLGGEISAKIMERLREDEVEKIVFEIARTETVEAELKDAVLQEFQDLMTAQNFITTGGIDYARDVLEKTFGSQKAIEIINRLTSSLQVRPFDFIRRTDPAHLLNFIQQEHPQTIALILAYLEPQKASVILQNLPDEIQSDVARRVATMDTTSPDVLREVERVLEKKLSTVSSEDYTAAGGVDSIVEILNLVDRSSEKSIIESLEDEDPDLAEEIKKKMFVFEDIVMLDDRSISKVLREVNNDEMAKALKQVDAEVQDKIFRNMSKRAGAMLRDEMEYMGPIRVKDVEEAQQKIVSIIRHLEDKGEIVIARSEEDELV, from the coding sequence ATGGCTGTAGCACCTGCAAAAGAAAGAGGCAGTACAAAAAAAGGTAAGGACATTAATTCTCTTACCGGAAGACAAAAGGCTGCTATATTCTTGGTATCTCTCGGAGGTGAAATCTCCGCTAAAATAATGGAACGTCTTCGTGAAGACGAAGTCGAAAAAATAGTTTTTGAAATTGCAAGAACCGAAACAGTTGAGGCCGAATTAAAGGATGCCGTTCTCCAAGAGTTTCAGGATCTGATGACTGCCCAAAACTTTATAACAACGGGCGGTATCGATTATGCACGGGATGTTTTGGAAAAAACATTCGGAAGTCAAAAGGCTATCGAAATAATAAACAGGCTCACAAGTTCTTTGCAAGTTCGTCCCTTCGATTTTATAAGACGTACGGATCCGGCTCACCTTTTGAACTTCATTCAGCAAGAGCATCCGCAGACGATAGCTTTGATTCTTGCATATCTTGAACCGCAAAAAGCATCGGTAATTTTGCAAAACCTCCCCGATGAAATTCAAAGCGATGTTGCAAGACGTGTTGCAACCATGGATACTACTTCCCCCGATGTTCTCCGTGAAGTTGAACGCGTTTTGGAAAAGAAACTTTCTACGGTTTCAAGTGAAGATTATACGGCAGCCGGAGGTGTTGACAGCATCGTTGAAATTCTTAACCTTGTTGACCGCTCTTCAGAAAAATCGATTATTGAATCTCTTGAAGATGAAGATCCCGATTTGGCAGAAGAAATCAAGAAGAAGATGTTCGTATTCGAAGACATTGTTATGCTTGACGATAGATCCATCAGTAAGGTATTGCGTGAAGTTAATAACGATGAAATGGCTAAGGCTCTTAAACAGGTTGATGCTGAAGTTCAAGATAAGATATTCAGAAACATGTCTAAGCGCGCCGGCGCCATGCTTCGAGATGAAATGGAATACATGGGCCCGATACGTGTTAAAGATGTTGAAGAAGCTCAGCAAAAGATTGTTTCGATTATCAGACACTTGGAGGATAAGGGAGAAATTGTTATCGCCAGATCCGAAGAGGATGAATTGGTATAA
- the hslU gene encoding ATP-dependent protease ATPase subunit HslU, whose translation MNEELKELTPKQTVAELDKYIIGQNKAKRAVAIALRNRMRRLKLPEEIRDEIAPKNILMIGPTGVGKTEIARRLAKLSGAPFLKVEATKYTEVGYVGRDVESMIRDLMAVGYTMVKSEMQEKLKEQAEKNTEESLLDLLLPGSNKKKSAAPAAAVPAQESSHASAGTPIAIPSMSTPSSGEEDKAQHENDMSGTREKFRVMLREGKLEDKMVEVTISPSVGMPTFEFFAGGSNMEDIESAMSNISNMIMGGAKSKRKNVSVKEAREIIMAEQLDRMVDHDKVTDEAKQRVEQMGIIFIDEIDKVASRSDRGGGPDVSREGVQRDILPIVEGSKVSTKYGVVDTRHILFIAAGAFSVSKPSDLIPEFQGRFPLRVELEALHAEDFKRILLEPKNALTKQYAELLQTEGVKIEFLDEAIDRMSFLAADVNSKNENIGARRLHTIMEMLLEDISFNASEMSGETVRIDVSYVDERLKDIVQDQDLSRYIL comes from the coding sequence ATGAACGAAGAATTAAAAGAGCTGACGCCTAAGCAAACTGTTGCGGAATTGGATAAATACATCATAGGACAAAACAAGGCAAAGAGGGCCGTTGCTATTGCTCTCCGTAACAGAATGCGCCGTCTAAAATTGCCGGAAGAAATAAGGGATGAAATAGCTCCTAAAAATATTTTGATGATAGGGCCTACAGGTGTGGGTAAAACCGAAATAGCAAGACGGCTTGCAAAATTGTCGGGAGCTCCTTTTTTAAAGGTTGAAGCTACAAAATATACCGAGGTAGGCTATGTCGGCCGTGATGTTGAATCTATGATCAGGGATCTAATGGCTGTGGGCTACACAATGGTGAAAAGCGAAATGCAGGAAAAACTAAAAGAACAGGCAGAAAAAAACACGGAAGAATCCTTATTGGATTTGCTTTTACCCGGTTCAAATAAAAAGAAATCTGCTGCACCGGCCGCTGCCGTTCCTGCACAAGAGAGTTCTCATGCCTCCGCCGGGACACCGATAGCCATTCCGAGTATGAGTACGCCTTCTTCCGGTGAAGAAGATAAGGCTCAACATGAAAACGATATGAGCGGTACTCGCGAAAAATTCCGTGTAATGCTTCGCGAGGGTAAACTGGAAGATAAGATGGTTGAAGTTACTATTTCTCCATCTGTCGGAATGCCTACATTCGAATTTTTTGCAGGCGGTTCAAATATGGAAGATATCGAATCTGCAATGTCGAATATTTCGAATATGATTATGGGAGGAGCAAAATCAAAACGCAAAAATGTAAGCGTAAAAGAAGCCCGCGAGATTATAATGGCCGAACAGCTTGACCGAATGGTCGATCACGATAAGGTTACGGATGAGGCAAAGCAAAGAGTCGAGCAGATGGGAATTATTTTTATCGACGAAATAGACAAGGTCGCTTCCCGCTCCGATCGCGGTGGAGGTCCCGATGTTTCCAGAGAAGGAGTTCAGCGCGACATTCTTCCGATTGTTGAAGGCTCTAAGGTTTCTACAAAATACGGAGTAGTCGATACCCGCCACATTCTTTTTATTGCAGCCGGAGCTTTCAGCGTATCGAAGCCTAGCGATTTAATCCCGGAATTTCAAGGCCGCTTTCCCTTGCGTGTAGAGCTTGAAGCCCTTCATGCAGAAGATTTTAAACGAATTCTCCTTGAACCTAAAAATGCTTTGACAAAGCAATATGCGGAACTTTTACAAACAGAAGGCGTAAAAATAGAATTTTTGGATGAAGCCATTGATAGAATGAGTTTTTTGGCTGCCGATGTAAACAGCAAAAACGAAAACATTGGAGCAAGGCGGCTTCATACGATTATGGAGATGCTTTTGGAAGATATTTCGTTTAATGCAAGCGAGATGAGCGGTGAAACCGTAAGAATCGATGTGTCTTATGTAGATGAAAGACTAAAGGATATAGTACAGGATCAGGATTTATCCCGATATATTCTATAA
- the xerC gene encoding tyrosine recombinase XerC yields MNEVFENYLTYSGGVRQFTKATIDSYKNDLIIFEEWLKELELDVFELKASDVRIFIAELADKKFAPASINRMMSTLRGFYKYALRFNLAKTNPISSVRNLKLAQKLPVFMFPKQAKEFCKLPSNADILWEARDAALFASLYSTGCRVSELAGLDIKDLDRTLSYAIVFGKGKKERKVFFAEFAKEYLKEYLKERAALLEKHKGQVQKDNTGKIRDALFINQKAQPLTSKGIRYIINRYVELSPELKHLSPHAFRHSFASTLITRGADIRVVQELLGHESVSTTQRYTHITAEQLQNLYKTAHPHS; encoded by the coding sequence ATGAATGAAGTATTTGAAAACTACCTCACTTACAGCGGGGGAGTCAGGCAATTTACAAAAGCAACAATAGATTCTTATAAAAACGATTTGATTATTTTTGAAGAATGGTTAAAGGAACTTGAGCTGGATGTTTTTGAATTAAAAGCTTCAGATGTTAGAATTTTTATCGCAGAACTTGCAGATAAAAAATTTGCTCCGGCTTCGATCAACAGGATGATGTCTACCCTCAGGGGGTTTTACAAATATGCTTTAAGGTTTAATCTGGCAAAAACAAATCCCATATCCTCTGTTAGGAATTTAAAACTTGCTCAAAAACTTCCTGTGTTCATGTTTCCTAAACAGGCTAAAGAATTTTGTAAACTGCCTTCAAATGCGGATATTCTTTGGGAGGCAAGGGATGCTGCCTTATTCGCTTCTCTTTATTCTACAGGCTGCCGTGTTTCGGAATTAGCCGGACTCGATATAAAAGATTTGGATAGAACTCTTTCTTATGCCATCGTTTTCGGAAAAGGAAAAAAAGAAAGAAAGGTGTTTTTTGCAGAATTTGCAAAGGAGTATTTAAAGGAGTATTTAAAAGAAAGAGCTGCTCTGCTTGAAAAGCACAAGGGGCAAGTTCAAAAAGATAATACGGGGAAAATAAGGGATGCTCTTTTTATAAATCAAAAAGCTCAACCCTTAACAAGTAAAGGAATTCGGTATATAATAAACAGATATGTTGAACTATCTCCCGAATTAAAACATCTTTCACCCCATGCTTTTAGACATAGTTTTGCATCTACTCTAATTACAAGAGGTGCGGATATAAGGGTTGTACAGGAATTGCTTGGACACGAAAGTGTTTCCACTACGCAAAGATATACGCATATTACGGCTGAGCAGCTTCAAAATTTATATAAGACTGCTCATCCTCATTCATAG
- the fliE gene encoding flagellar hook-basal body complex protein FliE yields the protein MVNAVNVANVNSVPGLLDVPKINAVVTDNFRAKMVSNTDMIELAVNKEASSFEQTILKAFDSMNAKQTNMDKLGEQMIVDPESVDVHDITMGMAEASLSLKLAQTIIDRLVKTWNDITTTR from the coding sequence ATGGTAAACGCTGTAAATGTTGCAAATGTAAATTCGGTACCGGGGCTTTTAGATGTTCCGAAAATTAATGCTGTTGTTACCGATAATTTTAGAGCCAAGATGGTTTCGAATACGGACATGATTGAGCTTGCCGTAAATAAAGAAGCTTCAAGTTTTGAGCAGACAATTTTAAAAGCATTCGACAGCATGAATGCAAAGCAAACAAACATGGACAAATTAGGAGAGCAGATGATTGTCGATCCCGAATCGGTCGATGTTCATGATATAACGATGGGAATGGCCGAAGCAAGTTTGTCGCTTAAATTAGCGCAAACTATAATCGACCGTTTGGTAAAAACTTGGAATGATATTACCACAACGAGATAA